The following DNA comes from Flammeovirgaceae bacterium.
AGGGTGCCATTCACCGTAATGCCACTGGCCAGGGTGAGCGTACCCGAACCCAATTTTGTTAAGTTCGCCAATGCGGTTGTGTTAATGGGTAATTCAGGGCCTGAGGATATAGGTGAGGTATTATTATAGACCACATTATAGGCATTGGTCGTATTGTTCGGAGAGGTGGTCATACTCCCCTGCTGCTCCCGGGTTATGGTGCCTCCTGGTGCTATCGCCAAACCAGCCCCATTGTTTAAGGTTCCCGATGTGAGGTTGAGATTGGTTATTTCAACGGAAGCACTTGCATCCAGGGTTGTGCTGGACCGATTCATGGTTAATGTTCCCAAAGATGCTCCCGTAATACCAGCCGATCCAGATGGCAAGGTACCTGATCCGTTTATGATAATGCTGGAAGCGGCATCTACCCCAATGGCCCCAAATGTTCTTGCAAAATTACCGCCAATGGTAAGGGTATTTCCATTGAGGTCCAGTTCCCCTTCCGTTTGGGTCAGTGTTCCCAAAATTTCGAGGTTATCGCCCAGGGTTACCATGCCAGAACTGGTCCTGTTGATGGTCAGGTCGAGAAGTTGGTTGGAGCCGCTAAAGTTGAGTGTCCCAAAATTCCCTGTTCCCCCGATGACCATTTTTGAGGAGGCCCCGCCCACGATGCCACCAACGCCTGTTACGGTACCATTGATGGTAAGGGTTTGGGTACCTATCACAATATTTCCTGCGGCAAGGTTGAGTGTCCTGAGGGCGACAATATCCAGGCTTGTGCTAAGCGTGACGTTATTACTGTTGTTTATGGTGAGGTTCACATCGCCACCAGAGGGAAACCCGTTGCCAATGAATTGTGCCCCCGTACCATTGTACACGATTGTGGAGCCTGAGGAGTAGGTCCGGGTGCCTGAGACCCTGATATTACCACCGGAAACTCCTGTTTGCAATGCTCCAGCAGCATCGGTTGAGCCAAGGCTAATTGTACCATTTAATGTAAAAGACCCCGATCCCGTGATCGCAGACTCACCCATATTGAGTGTCTTAAGAGAGGCAACTACAAAACCTATGCCACCAGATATTGTGCCAGAATTAGTGAACTGGTTTGTGGTTGCTCCATTGAAATTAATGGTAGCAGATCCTGAACCCTTTGTTAGAGTTCCCCCAGTAAGGGAAAAGTCGCCAAGAATGTTAAAGTTGGTCGTCCCAGTTGCCACTACCATGTTAATGGTGGATACATTTGATTTATTGAAATTACCAGTTAAATTAATTGTTGAAGATCCTGTTGCATTAAAACTCACAGCAAATGGTGGGGAAGAAGAGGCAGACGAAATATTCATATCCCCGGAAATATTGAACATTGAGGTACCTGTAGAATTCAATTGAACTTTTGAAGTACCTTGAACATTTATGTCACCCCCAATCGTAAGCGTAGAATTCTGACTAAGCAATAAGAATTGGTTATTTGTATCCTGAACAGTAAAGTCACCATTGATTACTGACAATTGTCCCGCCAAATTTAGTGCAGCAGATTGTGTAACCCCATTCCATGTAAAATTATAAAATGCAATAGTTGAGGATATGGACGGTACAGCTCCTGAAGTTGCATCAACTTGACAAGTAGATCCCGGTTGCCAGTCAGCATCCGGTATTACATCAACCCCTGCCCCAGTAGTGTGGACATGAATCCCTCCATTCAAAACCTGGTAAGTTAGTTTGGTAACTGGTCCAGGGCCTATTCCTAAATTAAAATAATCATCATCCACAATAGTTGCACCAGTATTTAGACGTAAAGTACCGGCAACCTGTAGAGATGCAAATGTCACAAAATCATTGAGCAATCGAATATCATCACCAGAGCCGTTATTGACTATTAAAGTCCCCCCAGTCGCAACAACTAAAGCTCCCGTTGATCCACTAAATGGAATATTCTCATATTCAATCTGATCTGCCGTAATTGTCTGCCCGTTGGGAATTGTGACTATTGTTCCACTCATTAAGGTAATTATGCCATCTGCACTTGTGGGAGTGTGAGGTGCAGGGTTTACCCAAATACTACCATTAAATCTTTCCCAAGTGTTCACGTTATTCCAGTCACCAGTAGCGAAGCTCCTAAAATCACCAGTTGACTGGCCCAACGACATTAGTGAGCATAATGAAAGAAAGAGGGCTGTGTATATATTCTTCATAATCGCATGGGCATCACAATTTACAAAAATAACCAAAATAGCCTACTTATAGGCTATTCCTTATCTAAATGCCCCAAAACCCTACACATGTAACCCTGGCCCGGGGCCAGCGGGGCCTGCATAGGGGGGCGCACCATGCCCCATTTGGGCTCATTTTACAATATACTGACTATCAGTGCCTTATCATACAGGCACGACTTTCATTCAAGCTTTTCCTTTTTCCGCCCTTTGCTGGTAAAACAGGGCCACTATCAGCAGTACCATCAGCAAGGGGTTCACCACCATGCGGTGGATGGGGGACAACAATGGCGAAGAAATCTCGGATGTGCCCTCCCAATGCAGCTTTGCCCACAGATAAAGGGGAAGGACCACCAATATCTCCACCAAAAACAGGTAAAAAGCCAGCCTAAGGTAGTTTTTATTGGCGAACAGGCCGTAGACCAACGCCATGCAGAGCAGGTCGTTCACCACTAGGCGGGCGGTCCTGTTCACGACAAACACCCACGCCCCGGTGCCCGGCAGGGCACCCCCCAAAATGGCGTTGAGCCCCTGAAAATAGTTGAGGTGCTGAAATACATAAACGAGGGTGAGGAGCATCAAGGCCATGCACACCAGAGCTATCCGGAGCGGATCAATGCGGTTGCCCTTTTCCACCCTCTTGTTTGTTTCCCCATTTTATCCAAACCCACCATAGCGCGAACACCACGGCATAAATGGCGGCCGTAAACAGGTATTTATGAAAATAATAAAAGTAATGCGACTCCCTGCCGGCCAGCCAAAACAGGAACATGATCCGGGCCAGGTTGGCCACATGGATGGCCAGCAGTCCCAGAGGGACAAACCACAGCATTTTCCTTACCGCGCCCCCGTAGGCCAGGACGAACGAAAAAAACACGATGAACACGTTGACCCCATTGCATCCTTCAAATACATTCAGCACTATTTGGCCATTGTCCATCAACCTCACGGTGGGGCCCGTTGGGTTGGGCACCACGGACGCCTTATAGCCAAACCATTCCAGCACCTTTCCGGATTGACCGCCCACCAGGTAGGTCATGGCATCCGGCCGTTGCCCCAGGGACTCAATCCAGAGTCCATAGGCCAGGTTCAACACAAAGTACGACCCCAGGAAGTACCCTAAAAAGCGTAGGGCAGGCTTGTAACCGGATAGTTTCATTCGTTCATGTTTTTGGCCGGGATGCCCAACAATTTGGAACCGGGGGGGAAGGATTTTGTGACCACCGCCCCAGCGCCTATGACCGAGGCCCCGCCAATCGAAATGTTTTGCAGGACCGTGGCCCCCGTGCCAATCAATGTGCCGCTGCCCACTTTCACATTTCCGGAGATATGGCATCCCGGCATCACGGAGGTAAATTGGCCCAGTTCCACATCGTGGCCAATGGTGGATGCCAGGTTAAGGATCACAAAATCCCGTAAGGTCACGCCTACGGTGAGGGTACAACCCTCCGAAATGACACAACCCTGGCCAAAACCATTGCCCGGATGGCCGGGGTTTGCGTTGGGATGGACGATGGAAGGATAGCTGACATGGGGGTTGGATATCCTGCCCACTATTTCCTTTCGGTCCCGGGGGGAAGCCACGGCCACCACAACGGATGTGTTGCTGTCGATGGCGTTCAGGTTTTCCACCTTGCCCAGGACGGGGGCACCGTCCACCTTTGTGCCGGGGGGCAGGTTGTCATCGTAGAAACCCAGCAATTCCCATGAGGGCTTTACTTTGTTGATTTGGGCCACCAGCAGGGCCACTTCCCTTCCCCATCCCCCTGCCCCTATGATTGCGATTTTTTTCACTCTTTATTTTATCTGTTCAGGATGGGTTTAAAGATAGTTTTTTTTGGTTCAAGTTGGTTGGGTTGCTGGTTGCCGGTTGCCAGTTGCCGGTCTCCAGTTGCGGGTTGCCGGTTGCCCGTGGCGGGTTACAAGATGTTGGTTTCGGGTTTAAAGTTTGAGGTTTAAAGTTTCAGGTTGCCGGTTGCCAGTTGCCGGTTGCCAGTTACGGGTTTCCAGTTTCCAGTTGCCAGTTGCCAGTTGGCGGTTGCCGGTTGGCGATTGCGGGTTACAAGATGTTGGTTTCGGGTTTAAAGTTTGAGGTTTAAAGTTTCAGGTTGCCGGTTGCCGGTTGCCGGTTGCCAGTTGCCGGTTGCCAGTTACGGGTTTCCAGTTTCCAGTTGCCGGTCTCCAGTTGCGGGTTGCCGGTTGCCCGTGGCGGGTTACAAGATATTGGTTTAAGGTTTCGGGTTTCAAGTTAAAGGTTGGAGGTTTTTGCGGAGGATGTCGAGGATAAGTTCCTGATCGGTGGGCGCGAGATTGGTGCCGGAGGGAAGGCAAAGGCCGGATTCAAACAGGGCTTCACTTACACCATTTCCATAGAAGGGGGCCTGGGCATATACGGGCTGTTTGTGCATTGGCTTCCAAAGCGGCCTGCTTTCAATGTTCTCCTGCTCCAATGCCATTCGAATGGATTCGTTGGTAACCCCATTGCATAGTGCTGGATCAATCACTAGGGTGGTTAACCATCGGTTAGATATTCCTTCCTTGTTTTCAGGCTGAAATGAAATCGCTGCGATGTCTTTCAATTCCTCTGCGTATTTTTTAAAAATCATTCTCCTCTGCTCCACCCGCTTATCGATTACGGAAAGTTGTCCTCTGCCAATGGCAGCACTCACATTGCTCAACCGATAGTTATAGCCAATTTCATTGTGTTCATAATGCGGAAAGGGCTCTCTGGCCTGCGTGGCTAAAAACCTCGCCTTGTCCGCCCACTTCTTATTGCGGGTGAGCAAGGCACCTCCTCCTGAAGAAGTAATGATCTTATTGCCGTTGAATGATAAAATTCCGAATGCGCCAAAAGCACCCAATTTCTTCCCTTTGTAGGTGGAGCCCAGCGCTTCTGCCGCATCTTCTATCAAAGGAATTTCATACTTGCCTGCTATCGCTACAATCCGGTCCACCTGGGCGGGCATGCCATAGAGGTGCACACATATTATCGCTTTGGGCTTTTTGCCTTTGGCGATGCGGTCGCGTATGGCCATTTCCAACAGTCCCGGGTCCATGTTCCATGTTTCCCTTTCGGAATCGATGAAGACAGGCGTGGCACCCTGGTACACAATAGGGTTACAGGAACCGGCAAACGTGAACGAAGAGCAGGCCACTTCATCCCCCCTTCCCACCCCCAGGATAATCAGGGCCAAATGAATGGCGGCCGTGCCCGAAGTCAGCACCACGCAATGCGGCACACCGAGATACTGCTGGAGTTCCAACTCAAATTGATTGATATGGGGGCCAACCGGGGCAATCCAGTTCGTGTCAAATGCTTCTTTTACATTTTTAAATTCTTCTTCACCTATGTGGGGCGGTGAAAGGTATATCCTCTCCCTTTTCATTGATTGCCCTTTTTATTGGTACCCGATATTCTTCCTGGAACCCCCCTTACAATTGAAAAATCGGGCACCTCCCTGGTAACCACGCTACCGGCACCTATTACCGCCCACTTTCCAATGGTGATACCTGGAATCACGGTTGCCCCTGCCCCTACCTGGGTACCTTCACCCACCGTAACCCCCCCACACAAGGTAGCATTTGGGGATATATGGGTGAAGTCCCCTACCGAGCCGTCATGTTCCACTACAGCCCCTGTATTGATGATGGCATGGCATCCTATCCTGGTTTCCGCATTAATCATGGCACCCGCCATAATGACGGCCCCTTCCCCTATGGTGGCTGACCTGGAAATTATGGAACGGGAATGGATTACTTTGCCGTATTGCCGTTTGACGGATGTTGCCAGCCGTTTACGGGCAGCATTGTCCCCAATTGAAATCACCATGGGATGGTTTTCCCATTTGGATGGGTCGTATCGCACAACAGGAAAACCCAATAGCTGTTTAATCTTTTCATCATCATCCACAATGGCCGTCACCTTTTCCCCGGAGGCCATCCAGGCTTCAATGACTACTTTGGCATGGCCGCTAGCCCCGTAAAATATCATAATCAATAGTTTAACTTTTAAAAAGTCATTCCAATTCCCATACTTTCAAGCCGTTGACTTTTTCATTTTTTAACCACATAGGCACATAGGCTACACAGGTAAATCCAACCCGGTTACAACTAAAGGGCAACTAGTTGGTCCCATCAAATTTTTCTACTGTTGCCACACCCTCGCCAGAAATCCCTTCTGCTTTGAACACTTTGATGAGGGTTATCAACAAAATTTTCAAGTCCAGCCCGAAGCTGACGTTCTTCACATACCACACATCGTATTCAAATTTTTGCTTCCAGCTAATTGTGTTTCTTCCATTAACCTGCGCCCATCCGGTAATTCCAGGCTTTACTTCATGCCGCTGCTTTTGCTCTTCCGAATACAATGTAACGTATTCCATCAACAAGGGCCTCGGGCCTACCAAGGACATATCACCCTTCATCACACTTATTAACTGAGGGATTTCATCAAGTGAAGTTGCCCTAACCCATTTACCCAATCGAGTGAGCCGCTGGTCATCCGGCAACTGTTCACCATTGGCACCAAAAGCATCCTTCATGGTCTTGAACTTTATCGCGTAGAAAGGCTTCAGGTTTTTACCCGGTCTTTTTTGAAAAAAAAAAGGGTTTCCTTTATTGACTACTCCCAGTATGACCACGAGTAGAATAAAAAATGGAAATAAAACACTAAACCCCATTAATGATAACACGAAGTCCAAAACACCTTTGATAAAACTTTTATACACGATTCAAATGTAACTGAATCAAATCAATATATTCTTTTGCCAATACTTCGCGGTCAAAATTTGCTTTCGCGAAAACATACCCATTCCCTCCCCATGGTATTGAAGAAGATCTAAGTGTTTCAACCGCCCTGACAATTTCATCCGTATTTTCCGGTTCGGCATAGACCCCACATTGCGCTTCTTCCACCAGTTGCCGCGACACCCCGTCTATGAGCATCAGCACCGGTTTTTTGCACGCCATGTAATCGAATGTTTTGTTGGAGTAGATGGTTTTGAACGTATCTACCTTCTTTAATACCGAGGCCCCCACATCAGCGGCCAGGATGTACTTCATCACCTCCCGCTTGGGCATAGAATCTATGAACTCCACGTTGGTCAATTTCCTGCGCTGACTTTCCGCTATCAAATTCTTTTTTTGGGCTCCATCTCCAATCAGCACGAAATGTGCAGGGGTCTCCTGCATTTTTCCTGCTGCATCGAGCAATTGATCCAGATGATTGGCCACTCCATGTACGCCTACATACACGATTATAAATTTGTCCTCCCACCCCAATTTTCTTCTTAATCCGTCCGCATCGAAATTTTTCAGCAAATCATCTGATAACCGAAAATCACATGCATTGGGGATCATAATGATTTTGTCCCCTGGAACATTTTTGGTACTGATAAGACGGTCTTTGAATGCAGGCGTCAGCACGTTGATGAGAAAGCTTTTTTTATAACTCATCCGCTCCAGCCAAAGCGACATTTTTATTATCACCTTGTTGGTAAGCACTCCCGTTTCGATGGCGGACTCCGGCCACAGGTCCCTTACTTCAAATACAAATGGTACCCGTTTTATTTTGGAAGCTACCCAGGCGATCACACCAATGAAAAGCGGTGGTGAGGTGGCAATGATGACATCGTATTTCTCCTTTTTCAATTTGAAAGCAATTCCCCAGGAAGCGTATGCCACAAACGAAAAATAGGCCCACAGCCGGCCAAAAAAACCCTTGTAATAATTGGGGGAAACAAAACAACGCAAGACCCGGAGGTTATCGGAATAGGAGGCATGATGAAAAGAAAGGCCTTTGTATTTTTTGGGCACGCTCCCCGTCAAATAATTAAACATTCCGCAAACTACGGTTACTTCGTGTCCAGTTTCACACCAAAGCTGCGTCATGGCATTGAACCGGGAACCTCCGGGATCATCCTTTTCTAAAAAATATTGATGGACCAGCAAGATCCTCATGCCCAGCTGATTTCCGTGGTTATGGCACCCGATTGATGGGAGAATTCCATTTGCACACAAGGCCCCACCACCCCATAGGCAGGGGCATATTTCTTTTCGGACTGCCGCTGGGACACGCCACCCGTTACCGTTCCGATTTTGATCCTGTCCTTGTGTTGCGGCAGCAGGTGCCACAGTTGCCGCACGGGCCATTTGTGTTTTCCCTCCACCCGGTCGGTGACGAGGAGTTTCTTTTCTGTGGGCATGATTTCCACCCTTCTATGGTGCAAGAATTTCCCCAGGTGCGCAAATGCACGGATGGTCCCCTCAAATACCGCCTTGTGCTCCCCTTCTTTCCATCCCGCCTGTATTGCTTTGGTCCAATTGAGCCAGATAAACCGTGGCCCTTTTAGCATCTGATCGTGGGGGCCCAACATGACGGTATTATGGGATTCCGTCCCCATAAAATACCGCACAGTTTCCGGTCTGGCATTGTACCGGTAGGACCCACCGTCCACCAGCAGGTTTTCCCCATTGTACCACAGGTCGATATGGAGGTTATCCGCCTGCATGGGCCTTACTTGGTAGGTTACGCAGTTGATAAAAATCAATAAGTCATTTTTCCGAAAGGTAAATATGCCTGCTTTTGGGAATGACTGGGTTCCGTTGTTTAAGGTTAAAGGTTTCAGGTTCATGGTTCCCTTGTTTATACCCCACCAAATCCTATCCTCATACGCATGCTTATACAATGATTGGCCGGTAAGCAAAAAATGAAGGGCGTCTAAAGCCGGTCTGAAATCCCTGAATGATGCATCGTTCCAATTAAAAAACAAAGAACCATCGTTGGAGCCATAGTTGGGCAACCTACCCGAATCCTGATCCTGGCAATTGACCAATACATTCAACGAAGCGCGGGCCCTTTCATATACCACAGTGCTGAATGTCTCACCGTTTTTTTCAGCCAAGGATATTGCCCATGTCAGCAACTGAACCACCACCCGGTGGTAATTGAAACTGAATTGTAAATAGCCACCGTCTTCAAAAATCTGATACGCGATCTCCTCTTCGAACCATTTTTTGCCCCTTTCTTTCCATTCGGAAGCTTCATCAAAAAAAGGAAACAACAACCCTGCTGTATATAGCAAAAGTGTCTCTGTGATGGCATGGTTGTTCCGAACGGCTATTCTTGAAAATTGAATATTGGCACGTACGTGTTTGATTTGCCAGTAGACATGAAAGATGATTTTTTTGAACCGCTCCTCCGTCAAGGCATCGGAATTCTTATAAAAGTAAAGCGCCAATATCCAGTTGAAGAGGCGTAAGGAAGTCTCCTGGCTACACCGGTAATTGGGGCCCCGGTTGATGGGGTTATGGTCGATCCAGCTTTCCATCTGATCAAAAGCCCACGCGGAAGAATCCTTGTTGAAGTGGGCATCATACCGCAAGATGGTTTGCACAAAGCCAAAGCGGTTCTTTTCCCATGTGTATTTAATGTCGCCATAGGTAGGATCGAAGTCAGGTATCTCCGTCCAATGTTTTTGATGGTCGTATACATAACCCGTATCGGGATTGGTCAACCAATCGTTGAGGTCCAACTTCTTCCATTCGGCATGAAAAAACTGAATTTCACCCTTAAAAATTCGGTGTGCCTGATCGTGCAGTTCTTCTGAAGCTTCTCCTCCAGAAATAACTTCTTCGCGCGATCTAAAAAAAAATGGAGGGGTACTGGTGCGCCAATCGGCCAAATTAATCCATTCTTTAAATAGAGGATCTGTTGGAAATTGAATTCTTAGAATACCCGTTCGTTTTTTAAATTCAAACCAAAGTCTGAAAAGGAAGTAACCAAGCCCCATGCGCCTGAAAAACTGTAGCCATTCAGAAAATCGCATGCGCTAATTTACTTTTATCCAACCGTTCTCCTTCAAACTTTGCAAACAAGCAAAGCTGGCACGCGTGGTATTAATGATCGATTCAAAAGGAATGAGAGCCGGTTTGCCCTGCTTTACGCGCTCTATTAATTTTTGGAACTGGGCCTTGTGCCCCTTGTCGATGGTTGACTTTATGGTTTTGAAGTTATTGGCGCCATGGCCTTTTGTTTCTTTCCAGTTGTCGATGATGAAGGAACGCTCCCCGGAGTGGACCTCCACCCGCTCCTTGGGGTAGGATTTGCTTCCATTGGCAAAGTAGTTGACCACGGCATTGGAGCCATTGGCCAGCCGCGCCAATATACTGGCATTGTCGGTATTTTCTTCCGGAGCATGGCCCATTGCATTCATGCACACCGCCACGATGGGACTGTCCGCCAAGTAGGCACACAAATCCAAAAAATGACAGGCCTCTCCGATGATCCTTCCCCCACCTACTTTCATGTCCTGCACCCAGCTATTGGACGGGATAAATCCCGCATTCATTGTCATGACCATGTTGATGGGGCCACCACCCAGTGCTTTTTTTACTGCTTCGCTGTGCGGGGAAAACCTGCGGTTGAACCCTACATTCAGCGTGCATTCGTTAGCACTTTTATACGCTGTGATAATTCCCTTCAACTCCTCTTCATTGAGTGCCAGCGGTTTTTCCACAAACACATGTTTTCCCGCTTTCAACGCATCCACCACCTGTGCCGCATGGAGGTTGTGCCGGGTGGTGATGGCCACCAGGCCGATATCCCCATCGGAGAGGATGTCGTGGTAGTTGGTCGTGCTATTGGCAATTGCATATTTTTTTGCCAGGGCCGTGCCGGTTATCCCGTTGGCACTGGCGATGGTTTTTATGGCCGCCCCCGAACCCTTCAAGGCCGGCAGCAGGGTCATTTTAGTAAAATTCCCAGCCCCCATGATGCCCACCACCCCTTTTTGGGCCGCGAACGACCGGGGGGCCACCTTGACCAGGTGGCCGGGGCCGGGCACTTCGTTGCCCCCTTCCGGGTAGACCAGCAATGAGGCGATGGACGAGGTTTTTTCCATGGCCCCATATATTTTGGCAAAACCGGCCAGAGGCACGCGTTGTGTGATCAATGGTTTTACCCTGAGCTGGCCGGCAGCCATGGCCTGTAGCACCGCCTCGAAATTCCTTTTTTCCGTCCACCGCACGTACGGCAAGGGATAGTCGTTGCCCTTTTGTTCGTAGTCATCGTCATAGCGTCCGGGGCCATAGGAACAGCTCACCTGAAATTGCAATTCCTTTTCATAAAACTCTGCCCGATTGATTTCCAGACCCACGACACCGATCAATATGATGCGGCCCCGTTTTCTGCTCATGCGTGCCGCTTGGGAAATGATCTCGTTGCTTTTCGAGGAGGCGGTGATCAATACTGCATCCGCACCCACGCTTGCGGTAGCGTCCGTAACAAATTTTACCACATCGCCAACGCTGGTATTATACGTATCAATTCCAAAAGAAGCAGCCAGC
Coding sequences within:
- the xrtF gene encoding exosortase family protein XrtF, yielding MKLSGYKPALRFLGYFLGSYFVLNLAYGLWIESLGQRPDAMTYLVGGQSGKVLEWFGYKASVVPNPTGPTVRLMDNGQIVLNVFEGCNGVNVFIVFFSFVLAYGGAVRKMLWFVPLGLLAIHVANLARIMFLFWLAGRESHYFYYFHKYLFTAAIYAVVFALWWVWIKWGNKQEGGKGQPH
- a CDS encoding acetyltransferase, which gives rise to MKKIAIIGAGGWGREVALLVAQINKVKPSWELLGFYDDNLPPGTKVDGAPVLGKVENLNAIDSNTSVVVAVASPRDRKEIVGRISNPHVSYPSIVHPNANPGHPGNGFGQGCVISEGCTLTVGVTLRDFVILNLASTIGHDVELGQFTSVMPGCHISGNVKVGSGTLIGTGATVLQNISIGGASVIGAGAVVTKSFPPGSKLLGIPAKNMNE
- a CDS encoding bi-domain-containing oxidoreductase, which translates into the protein MKQLIQNLKTGETILEEIPVPTVRKGSVLIRTTHSLVSLGTEKMLVEFGQANLIQKARQQPERVKMVMDKIKTDGVMPTIEAVFNKLDQPLPMGYCNAGVVVQVGEGVRGIQVGDRVASNGPHAEYVCVPQNLVAVIPNNVSNEEGAFTVISAIGLQGIRLAKPTLGETAVVIGLGLIGLVTAQLLKANGCKVIGVDLDENKLTLAASFGIDTYNTSVGDVVKFVTDATASVGADAVLITASSKSNEIISQAARMSRKRGRIILIGVVGLEINRAEFYEKELQFQVSCSYGPGRYDDDYEQKGNDYPLPYVRWTEKRNFEAVLQAMAAGQLRVKPLITQRVPLAGFAKIYGAMEKTSSIASLLVYPEGGNEVPGPGHLVKVAPRSFAAQKGVVGIMGAGNFTKMTLLPALKGSGAAIKTIASANGITGTALAKKYAIANSTTNYHDILSDGDIGLVAITTRHNLHAAQVVDALKAGKHVFVEKPLALNEEELKGIITAYKSANECTLNVGFNRRFSPHSEAVKKALGGGPINMVMTMNAGFIPSNSWVQDMKVGGGRIIGEACHFLDLCAYLADSPIVAVCMNAMGHAPEENTDNASILARLANGSNAVVNYFANGSKSYPKERVEVHSGERSFIIDNWKETKGHGANNFKTIKSTIDKGHKAQFQKLIERVKQGKPALIPFESIINTTRASFACLQSLKENGWIKVN
- a CDS encoding sugar transferase, which gives rise to MYKSFIKGVLDFVLSLMGFSVLFPFFILLVVILGVVNKGNPFFFQKRPGKNLKPFYAIKFKTMKDAFGANGEQLPDDQRLTRLGKWVRATSLDEIPQLISVMKGDMSLVGPRPLLMEYVTLYSEEQKQRHEVKPGITGWAQVNGRNTISWKQKFEYDVWYVKNVSFGLDLKILLITLIKVFKAEGISGEGVATVEKFDGTN
- a CDS encoding glycosyltransferase family 4 protein; amino-acid sequence: MRILLVHQYFLEKDDPGGSRFNAMTQLWCETGHEVTVVCGMFNYLTGSVPKKYKGLSFHHASYSDNLRVLRCFVSPNYYKGFFGRLWAYFSFVAYASWGIAFKLKKEKYDVIIATSPPLFIGVIAWVASKIKRVPFVFEVRDLWPESAIETGVLTNKVIIKMSLWLERMSYKKSFLINVLTPAFKDRLISTKNVPGDKIIMIPNACDFRLSDDLLKNFDADGLRRKLGWEDKFIIVYVGVHGVANHLDQLLDAAGKMQETPAHFVLIGDGAQKKNLIAESQRRKLTNVEFIDSMPKREVMKYILAADVGASVLKKVDTFKTIYSNKTFDYMACKKPVLMLIDGVSRQLVEEAQCGVYAEPENTDEIVRAVETLRSSSIPWGGNGYVFAKANFDREVLAKEYIDLIQLHLNRV
- a CDS encoding alginate lyase family protein — translated: MRFSEWLQFFRRMGLGYFLFRLWFEFKKRTGILRIQFPTDPLFKEWINLADWRTSTPPFFFRSREEVISGGEASEELHDQAHRIFKGEIQFFHAEWKKLDLNDWLTNPDTGYVYDHQKHWTEIPDFDPTYGDIKYTWEKNRFGFVQTILRYDAHFNKDSSAWAFDQMESWIDHNPINRGPNYRCSQETSLRLFNWILALYFYKNSDALTEERFKKIIFHVYWQIKHVRANIQFSRIAVRNNHAITETLLLYTAGLLFPFFDEASEWKERGKKWFEEEIAYQIFEDGGYLQFSFNYHRVVVQLLTWAISLAEKNGETFSTVVYERARASLNVLVNCQDQDSGRLPNYGSNDGSLFFNWNDASFRDFRPALDALHFLLTGQSLYKHAYEDRIWWGINKGTMNLKPLTLNNGTQSFPKAGIFTFRKNDLLIFINCVTYQVRPMQADNLHIDLWYNGENLLVDGGSYRYNARPETVRYFMGTESHNTVMLGPHDQMLKGPRFIWLNWTKAIQAGWKEGEHKAVFEGTIRAFAHLGKFLHHRRVEIMPTEKKLLVTDRVEGKHKWPVRQLWHLLPQHKDRIKIGTVTGGVSQRQSEKKYAPAYGVVGPCVQMEFSHQSGAITTEISWA
- a CDS encoding acetyltransferase, with amino-acid sequence MIFYGASGHAKVVIEAWMASGEKVTAIVDDDEKIKQLLGFPVVRYDPSKWENHPMVISIGDNAARKRLATSVKRQYGKVIHSRSIISRSATIGEGAVIMAGAMINAETRIGCHAIINTGAVVEHDGSVGDFTHISPNATLCGGVTVGEGTQVGAGATVIPGITIGKWAVIGAGSVVTREVPDFSIVRGVPGRISGTNKKGNQ
- a CDS encoding exosortase F system-associated protein is translated as MEKGNRIDPLRIALVCMALMLLTLVYVFQHLNYFQGLNAILGGALPGTGAWVFVVNRTARLVVNDLLCMALVYGLFANKNYLRLAFYLFLVEILVVLPLYLWAKLHWEGTSEISSPLLSPIHRMVVNPLLMVLLIVALFYQQRAEKGKA
- a CDS encoding DegT/DnrJ/EryC1/StrS family aminotransferase produces the protein MKRERIYLSPPHIGEEEFKNVKEAFDTNWIAPVGPHINQFELELQQYLGVPHCVVLTSGTAAIHLALIILGVGRGDEVACSSFTFAGSCNPIVYQGATPVFIDSERETWNMDPGLLEMAIRDRIAKGKKPKAIICVHLYGMPAQVDRIVAIAGKYEIPLIEDAAEALGSTYKGKKLGAFGAFGILSFNGNKIITSSGGGALLTRNKKWADKARFLATQAREPFPHYEHNEIGYNYRLSNVSAAIGRGQLSVIDKRVEQRRMIFKKYAEELKDIAAISFQPENKEGISNRWLTTLVIDPALCNGVTNESIRMALEQENIESRPLWKPMHKQPVYAQAPFYGNGVSEALFESGLCLPSGTNLAPTDQELILDILRKNLQPLT